A section of the Anaerobaca lacustris genome encodes:
- a CDS encoding GntR family transcriptional regulator, whose protein sequence is MRVEKAIAFARTTVTTVATEHLRKEIVCGSVQPGETLPESRVGEMLGVSRAPIREALTLLEREGLVEFDRRGTARVCDFHLEDVRELGLMRMVLEPAASRLAAERRPQADLGVIEENLHALKAVSRLDDVTRLDLDFHRLIFAAAGNRRLMRAWENLLSQFSLVMRLFHESLERRVQTSNVRDMTIGAHTELLQAIRSGLPEEAEALARQHTTYWLAEFSQSSAFAPHSEA, encoded by the coding sequence ATGCGTGTTGAAAAAGCTATTGCGTTTGCTCGGACCACTGTGACCACCGTAGCGACCGAGCATCTTCGCAAGGAGATTGTTTGCGGGAGCGTGCAGCCCGGCGAGACGCTCCCCGAATCGCGGGTTGGCGAGATGCTGGGTGTCAGTCGAGCCCCGATCCGCGAAGCACTCACCTTGCTGGAACGGGAGGGGTTGGTCGAGTTCGACCGGCGGGGGACGGCACGGGTTTGCGATTTTCACCTGGAAGACGTTCGGGAATTGGGGCTGATGCGCATGGTTCTGGAACCCGCCGCGAGTCGCCTTGCCGCCGAACGTCGGCCTCAGGCTGATCTCGGCGTGATCGAGGAAAACCTTCATGCCTTGAAGGCGGTTAGCCGCCTCGATGACGTCACCCGGCTCGACCTGGACTTCCACCGTCTGATATTTGCCGCCGCAGGCAACAGGCGACTTATGCGAGCTTGGGAGAACCTGTTGTCGCAGTTTTCCCTGGTGATGCGGCTGTTTCATGAGTCTCTGGAACGGCGGGTGCAGACGTCCAACGTCCGCGACATGACGATCGGGGCGCACACGGAGTTGTTGCAGGCCATACGCTCGGGATTGCCTGAGGAAGCCGAAGCTTTGGCTCGGCAGCATACCACTTAC